From the Mastacembelus armatus chromosome 14, fMasArm1.2, whole genome shotgun sequence genome, one window contains:
- the fhl1b gene encoding four and a half LIM domains protein 1b: MADSSHCFYCREDLGGKRFVRGEGRPVCVRCHTKFCANSCAECHRPISVETKELSHKGRYWHEECFRCAKCYKPLAKEPFSTKDDRILCGKCCSREDAPRCHGCYKPILAGTESVEYKGNSWHDECFICYNCKRPVGSQSFISKGSDIYCSPCYDKKFAKLCVSCKKPITSGGVNYQDQPWHSHCFVCSSCLKPLAGTSFTNHQDQVFCVECYKSSVAKKCSGCQKPITGFGKGVNVVNYEGSSWHEYCFNCKRCSLSLSDKPFVAKGSDILCSNCGNK; the protein is encoded by the exons ATGGCAGACAGCTCACACTGTTTCTACTGTCGAGAAGACCTTGGGGGGAAGAGATTCGTCCGCGGTGAGGGCAGGCCAGTGTGTGTCCGCTGCCACACCAAGTTCTGTGCTAACTCCTGTGCTGAGTGCCATCGACCCATCTCTGTGGAAACAAAA GAGCTCAGCCACAAGGGCCGATACTGGCATGAAGAGTGTTTCCGTTGTGCCAAATGTTACAAGCCTCTGGCCAAGGAGCCCTTCAGCACCAAGGACGATCGCATCCTGTGTGGAAAGTGCTGCTCCAGAGAGGATGCTCCTCGCTGCCACGGCTGCTATAAACCCATCCTGGCTG GCACAGAGAGTGTGGAGTACAAAGGCAACTCATGGCACGACGAATGTTTCATCTGTTACAACTGTAAGCGACCAGTAGGGTCACAGAGTTTCATTTCTAAAGGAAGTGACATTTACTGCAGCCCCTGCTATGACAAGAAGTTTGCCAAACTCTGTGTCAGCTGCAAAaag CCTATAACCTCTGGAGGAGTCAACTACCAGGACCAGCCGTGGCACAGCCACTGTTTCGTGTGTAGCTCCTGCTTAAAGCCTCTGGCAGGGACGAGCTTCACCAACCACCAGGACCAAGTTTTCTGTGTCGAATGCTACAAGAGCTCTGTGGCTAAGAAGTGCAGCGGCTGCCAAAAACCCATCACAG GTTTTGGTAAAGGAGTGAACGTTGTGAACTACGAGGGCAGCTCCTGGCATGAATACTGCTTCAACTGTAAGAGGTGCTCCCTCAGTCTGTCCGACAAGCCTTTTGTAGCAAAGGGAAGCGACATCCTCTGCAGCAACTGTGGTAACAAGTAG